One window of Caldisericia bacterium genomic DNA carries:
- a CDS encoding S8 family serine peptidase: protein MTKKFLLLTLIFILFISFLPLLKVNADSQEVLVIVQLKSPSYSEFLSNKRNLPMSNFTKNSYLNLLQKEHQNFLFSILNSKIYFKERWHYFLSYNGISGEVNKEDIEKIKKNQFVKDIFIAKTHKLNTDIFVPLLKAPQVWKMSDQNGLPVTGKGMLIGIIDTGIDYNHPDLGGGIGKDFKIKGGYDFADKDSDPRDVEGHGTAVAGIVAGNGKVKGVAPDANLMAYKVFPDGGEGASDADIIAAIEQALKDGCTAVNLSLGSPGGKSEGDDETNQINNAVNLGLIVVAAAGNDGLRSKELGWPISAPSSAKNAISVAASDEGGGTVNIVYPSGYEDKFIPFTYGEGVPEFPEGKEYELVYCGYGREKDFEGKDLKGKLALIQRGPLAPESALLFETKYFNALSYGAEGVIVFNTAPGPNVIMALNVQNHPGVELKPAVFIMEEDGYLLKSLIEQGVRVSFTRKLRKENLVADFSSQGPTPDDVFKPEVAAPGTNTFTTAPQNQYTYGFGGTSGATPFVCGSTALLKQLHPDWTPFDIKTSLMNNAFILINPNNNLPFSWTDQGSGRVDVFAAATTPLLIKPYSIFIKDKEGEISIVVKNVTKDKVDFKVSSSVIGNISGINFDYIDKEESFSVDKESELTINFKYSIDDKLSEGYYDGIIYFKLSDRTLHVPIIIKKGIPKVPTKVLEVLSVEPKILSPDGDGINDFINFKFKLNYGEKGLRDEKSYRSRVGGVIIDIFDEKETTKLGTIYKKVLMNGSYEFVWDGKDYDGKYFLDNGNYKYKIYTVTIQSGDTLKLVEEVGLTGDFKIENVKIPFSKFISLDKYSKGAIFNIELHANKLKNIKELRYTIEYDPQHLSILEVNLGDFIIRNDNNAKIETKIDNKNGIIDVKISITLTDGISGEGTILKLKFNSIKDGGVKLTQTYAYGFDINKIKIEFIKIDKIIIITPLQGDINGDGKVDSEDLIIFAKAFGTKLGDPDYNEKCDLNGDGKVDAEDLLLLAQNFGTQAP from the coding sequence ATGACAAAAAAATTTTTATTATTAACTTTAATCTTTATACTGTTTATTTCGTTTTTACCTTTGTTAAAAGTTAATGCAGATTCTCAAGAAGTGCTTGTAATAGTCCAACTAAAATCACCATCATATTCAGAATTTTTATCTAATAAACGAAATTTGCCAATGTCAAATTTTACAAAGAATTCATATTTAAATTTACTTCAAAAAGAACATCAAAATTTCTTATTTTCAATTTTAAACAGTAAAATTTATTTTAAAGAGAGATGGCACTATTTTTTATCTTACAATGGCATCTCTGGCGAGGTTAATAAAGAAGATATTGAAAAAATAAAGAAAAACCAATTTGTAAAAGATATCTTTATCGCAAAAACTCATAAACTAAATACAGATATTTTTGTTCCTCTTTTAAAAGCACCTCAAGTTTGGAAAATGAGTGATCAAAATGGGCTTCCTGTAACAGGAAAGGGAATGTTAATTGGTATTATTGATACAGGAATTGATTATAACCATCCAGATTTAGGTGGTGGAATTGGAAAAGATTTTAAGATTAAAGGTGGGTATGATTTTGCAGATAAAGATTCTGATCCACGTGATGTGGAGGGACATGGTACAGCAGTTGCAGGAATTGTAGCAGGAAATGGTAAGGTTAAGGGTGTAGCACCAGATGCAAATCTTATGGCTTATAAAGTTTTTCCAGATGGAGGAGAAGGGGCAAGCGATGCTGATATTATTGCAGCAATTGAACAAGCATTAAAAGATGGTTGTACTGCAGTTAATTTATCTTTAGGTTCACCAGGTGGAAAAAGTGAAGGAGATGATGAGACAAATCAAATTAATAATGCAGTTAATTTAGGTTTAATTGTTGTTGCAGCTGCTGGAAATGATGGATTAAGAAGTAAAGAACTTGGTTGGCCAATAAGCGCACCATCAAGTGCGAAAAATGCAATATCTGTTGCTGCAAGTGATGAGGGTGGGGGAACTGTAAATATAGTTTATCCTTCAGGATATGAAGATAAATTTATACCATTTACATATGGAGAAGGAGTTCCTGAATTTCCTGAGGGAAAAGAGTACGAACTTGTATATTGTGGGTATGGTAGAGAAAAAGATTTTGAAGGTAAAGATTTAAAAGGAAAACTTGCTTTAATTCAAAGAGGACCACTTGCGCCAGAGTCAGCACTTTTATTTGAAACAAAGTATTTTAATGCCCTTTCTTATGGTGCTGAAGGGGTTATTGTTTTTAATACTGCTCCTGGACCCAATGTAATTATGGCTCTTAATGTACAGAATCATCCCGGGGTAGAATTAAAACCAGCAGTTTTTATTATGGAAGAGGATGGATATCTTTTGAAATCATTAATAGAACAAGGTGTTAGAGTTTCATTTACAAGAAAGTTAAGAAAAGAAAACTTAGTTGCTGATTTTTCATCACAAGGACCAACACCAGATGATGTATTTAAGCCAGAAGTTGCAGCACCTGGAACAAATACATTTACAACTGCACCTCAAAATCAATATACCTATGGATTTGGAGGAACATCAGGAGCAACACCTTTTGTTTGTGGATCAACAGCGCTCCTTAAACAACTTCACCCAGATTGGACTCCATTTGATATAAAAACAAGTTTAATGAATAATGCATTTATTTTAATTAATCCAAATAATAATCTTCCTTTCTCTTGGACAGATCAAGGATCTGGAAGAGTAGATGTTTTTGCTGCAGCAACCACACCTCTTTTAATAAAACCTTATTCAATTTTTATAAAAGATAAAGAGGGCGAAATATCAATAGTTGTAAAAAATGTAACAAAAGATAAAGTAGATTTTAAAGTCAGTTCTAGCGTTATAGGTAATATATCAGGAATTAATTTTGATTATATAGACAAAGAAGAAAGTTTTTCAGTTGATAAAGAAAGTGAATTGACAATTAATTTCAAATATAGTATTGATGATAAATTATCAGAAGGATATTATGATGGAATAATATATTTTAAACTTTCTGATAGAACACTTCATGTTCCAATAATAATTAAAAAAGGAATTCCTAAAGTACCAACAAAAGTTTTAGAAGTGCTTTCAGTTGAGCCAAAAATTTTATCCCCAGATGGTGACGGGATAAATGATTTTATTAATTTTAAATTTAAATTAAATTATGGTGAAAAGGGTTTAAGAGATGAAAAATCATATAGAAGTAGAGTTGGTGGAGTTATAATTGACATTTTTGACGAAAAAGAGACAACAAAATTAGGAACAATTTACAAAAAAGTTTTAATGAATGGTTCCTATGAGTTTGTTTGGGATGGGAAAGATTATGATGGAAAATATTTTTTGGATAATGGAAATTATAAATATAAAATTTACACAGTTACAATCCAATCAGGAGACACTTTAAAACTTGTTGAGGAGGTTGGTTTAACAGGAGATTTTAAAATTGAAAATGTTAAAATTCCATTTTCAAAATTTATCTCTCTTGATAAATATAGCAAAGGAGCAATTTTTAATATCGAATTACATGCTAATAAATTAAAAAATATTAAGGAATTAAGATATACAATTGAATATGATCCTCAGCATCTTTCAATTTTAGAAGTTAATCTTGGAGATTTTATAATTAGAAATGATAATAATGCAAAAATTGAAACTAAAATAGACAATAAAAACGGAATTATAGATGTAAAAATTTCAATTACCTTAACAGATGGCATATCAGGTGAAGGCACTATATTAAAATTAAAATTTAATTCCATAAAAGATGGTGGAGTAAAATTAACACAAACATATGCATATGGTTTTGACATTAATAAAATTAAAATTGAATTTATTAAAATTGATAAAATAATAATTATTACTCCCTTACAAGGAGATATAAATGGTGATGGAAAAGTAGATTCTGAAGATTTGATTATTTTTGCAAAAGCATTTGGAACTAAATTAGGAGACCCAGATTATAATGAAAAATGTGATCTGAATGGAGATGGAAAGGTTGATGCAGAAGACCTTCTTCTTTTAGCCCAAAACTTTGGAACACAAGCACCTTAA
- a CDS encoding ATP-grasp domain-containing protein has product MKIKIIGVVHDKILDKNKQKMVDSVFYALNKKYDAIKIPFDENFFENIKNVDFVFNLATSGGKEGRQIHVPAILDILGVPYTGSSAFVHTICLDKFITKLILSFYGISTPKFTLIKEYEINSFEKNFNLSFPVIVKPVREGSAFGLTKDSIVYDIEGIKREANKIHKEFSEPAIVEEFIEGREITCGIIGNGDEIEVLPFLEIDFYSLPDGIERFFSYRVKNEIEEVKYYCPARLLKDEEESLKEGVVKAYKVLNLRDYTRMDIRIKNGKYYILEVNSLPLLVPGYSDILKMAEKAGFTYDDFILKIIEIAIKRYM; this is encoded by the coding sequence ATGAAAATAAAAATAATTGGTGTTGTTCATGATAAAATTCTTGACAAAAATAAACAAAAAATGGTTGATTCTGTTTTTTATGCATTAAATAAAAAATATGATGCAATTAAAATTCCATTTGATGAAAACTTTTTTGAAAATATAAAAAATGTTGATTTTGTTTTTAATTTAGCAACAAGCGGAGGAAAAGAAGGAAGACAAATTCATGTTCCAGCAATTTTAGATATATTAGGAGTTCCATACACTGGCTCCTCTGCTTTTGTTCATACAATTTGTCTTGATAAATTTATTACAAAACTTATTTTATCTTTTTATGGAATTTCAACTCCAAAATTTACACTTATTAAAGAATATGAAATAAACTCATTTGAAAAAAATTTTAATCTTTCTTTTCCTGTTATTGTTAAACCAGTAAGAGAGGGAAGTGCTTTTGGTCTAACAAAAGACTCGATTGTTTATGATATAGAAGGAATAAAAAGAGAGGCAAATAAAATTCATAAGGAGTTCTCTGAGCCTGCCATTGTAGAAGAATTTATAGAAGGTAGAGAGATAACTTGCGGAATAATTGGAAATGGAGATGAAATAGAAGTGTTACCATTTCTTGAAATTGATTTTTATTCACTTCCAGATGGCATTGAAAGATTTTTCTCTTATAGGGTAAAAAATGAGATAGAAGAAGTGAAATATTACTGTCCTGCAAGACTTTTAAAAGATGAGGAAGAATCTTTAAAGGAGGGTGTTGTTAAGGCATATAAAGTACTAAATTTAAGGGATTATACAAGAATGGATATAAGAATTAAAAATGGAAAATATTATATTTTAGAGGTAAACTCTCTTCCTCTTCTTGTACCAGGATATTCTGATATTTTAAAAATGGCAGAAAAAGCTGGATTTACTTATGATGATTTTATTTTAAAAATCATTGAGATTGCAATAAAAAGATATATGTAA
- a CDS encoding ABC transporter ATP-binding protein: MEREGVLMNKSYLEIKNVSFSYKNKEVLKNISFTVKKGESISIFGPNGSGKTTLLKVILGILKPQKGGVYFNGIDIFKISERERGKIFSYVPQKVNIFFPLKTFDYLLTGRAPYIDGFVKKEDKEIVLYWMEKFNITHLKDINFQILSEGEKQLLTLIRTLIQETEIIILDEPLTHLDLKFKIKILNLLKELKSSQKTIISVFHEINSIKYLCDKIILLKNGVLEKYGEVKNLVKIEEIINLFEENIPFIF, encoded by the coding sequence ATGGAAAGAGAAGGTGTTTTAATGAATAAAAGTTATCTTGAAATAAAAAATGTCTCTTTTTCATATAAGAATAAAGAGGTTTTAAAAAATATAAGTTTTACTGTTAAAAAGGGAGAAAGTATATCAATTTTTGGACCAAATGGAAGTGGAAAAACCACACTTCTTAAGGTTATTTTGGGTATTTTAAAACCACAAAAGGGGGGTGTATATTTTAATGGAATTGATATTTTTAAAATAAGTGAAAGAGAGAGGGGTAAAATTTTCTCTTATGTTCCTCAAAAAGTAAACATATTTTTCCCATTAAAAACATTTGATTACCTATTAACTGGAAGGGCTCCTTATATTGATGGATTTGTAAAAAAAGAGGATAAAGAGATTGTTTTATATTGGATGGAAAAATTTAATATAACTCATCTTAAAGATATAAATTTTCAAATTTTATCAGAAGGTGAAAAACAACTTTTGACTTTAATTAGAACATTAATTCAAGAAACAGAAATAATTATTCTTGATGAACCATTAACACATCTTGATTTGAAATTTAAAATTAAAATATTAAATTTATTAAAAGAACTTAAAAGTTCACAAAAAACGATCATCTCTGTTTTTCATGAAATAAATTCAATAAAATATTTATGTGATAAAATAATTTTACTTAAAAATGGGGTTTTGGAAAAATATGGAGAAGTAAAAAATTTAGTCAAAATAGAAGAAATTATAAACCTTTTTGAAGAAAATATCCCCTTTATTTTCTAA
- a CDS encoding NAD/NADP octopine/nopaline dehydrogenase family protein, producing MKIAVIGAGNGGQALCAYLAMKNFDVSLYNRSRWRIEPIIESKKIKVEGEVKGVFEISLATTNLEEAIKGRKLIMVVVPAFAHREIAERIAPFVEDGQIILLNPGRTCGALEFKNVFKLKGVKKDVLIAEAQTFIFASRMSNPGVVKIFRIKNAVPISAIPAKRNDELKEIMNEVMPEFEVVPNTIYTSFNNIGAVFHPATLILNAARIESTAGKFEFYLEGITQSVAKILEKVDEERCLVMKKFGVEPLTSLNWLKYAYDVTGKNLYEAIHNNSGYQGIIAPPSIDNRYITEDVPMSLVPISSFGKEFDIKTQIIDSIIHLANVMMGENYFESGRTVEKLGLKGKTPEEIIKYLEEGYE from the coding sequence ATTAAAATTGCTGTTATTGGTGCAGGTAATGGGGGGCAAGCTCTTTGCGCCTACCTTGCTATGAAAAATTTCGATGTATCTTTATACAATAGAAGCAGATGGAGAATAGAACCTATTATAGAAAGCAAAAAAATAAAAGTCGAAGGCGAAGTAAAAGGAGTTTTTGAAATTTCACTTGCAACAACAAATTTAGAAGAAGCAATAAAAGGAAGAAAACTTATAATGGTGGTTGTTCCTGCATTTGCTCATAGAGAAATTGCCGAAAGAATTGCCCCTTTTGTAGAGGATGGACAAATAATTTTATTAAATCCTGGTAGAACTTGTGGTGCACTCGAATTTAAAAATGTTTTTAAGTTAAAAGGAGTTAAAAAAGATGTATTAATTGCAGAAGCGCAAACTTTTATTTTTGCGTCTCGTATGTCAAATCCAGGAGTTGTAAAAATTTTTAGAATTAAAAATGCTGTTCCAATTTCAGCGATTCCAGCGAAAAGAAATGATGAACTTAAAGAAATTATGAATGAGGTAATGCCTGAGTTTGAAGTAGTTCCAAATACAATTTATACAAGTTTTAATAACATTGGTGCTGTTTTTCATCCAGCAACTTTAATTCTTAATGCTGCGAGAATTGAATCAACTGCAGGAAAATTTGAGTTTTACTTAGAGGGAATAACACAATCGGTTGCAAAAATTCTTGAAAAAGTTGACGAAGAAAGATGTCTTGTTATGAAAAAGTTTGGAGTCGAACCTTTAACCTCTCTTAATTGGTTAAAATATGCATATGATGTAACAGGTAAAAACCTTTATGAAGCAATTCATAATAACAGTGGATATCAAGGAATAATAGCCCCACCAAGTATTGATAATAGATACATAACAGAGGATGTTCCAATGAGTTTAGTTCCAATCTCTTCATTTGGAAAAGAGTTTGATATAAAAACACAAATCATAGATTCAATAATTCATTTAGCAAATGTTATGATGGGTGAAAACTATTTTGAGTCTGGTAGAACAGTTGAAAAATTGGGCTTAAAAGGAAAAACTCCAGAGGAGATTATAAAATATCTGGAGGAGGGGTATGAATAA
- a CDS encoding SOS response-associated peptidase — protein MCGRFIFFEVDKIEERFDAIIEKTLNFSPNYNIYPGQEVPVIIKEENFNKVKLMKWGLIPHWVKNLDEFKPFINIRSDSLLTKPNFYNFLINRRCIVPSNGFYEWKKVKKTKIPYFISIENNRLFSFAGIYDIYKNNEREILSFAIITTEPNEKIKQIHERMPVILDREGEKAWLDTGYENHKNLIKFFKPFPEDLMNIFEISNLVNNPENNFEELILPYKKEKGELF, from the coding sequence ATGTGTGGTAGATTCATTTTTTTTGAAGTTGATAAAATAGAGGAGAGATTTGATGCAATAATCGAAAAAACACTCAATTTTTCCCCAAATTATAATATTTATCCTGGTCAAGAGGTGCCTGTGATTATAAAAGAGGAAAATTTTAATAAAGTAAAATTAATGAAATGGGGTTTAATACCACATTGGGTCAAAAATTTAGATGAATTTAAACCATTTATAAACATTAGAAGTGATTCACTATTAACAAAACCAAATTTCTATAATTTTTTAATTAATAGAAGATGTATAGTACCATCAAATGGATTTTATGAGTGGAAAAAAGTAAAGAAAACAAAAATTCCATATTTTATTTCCATTGAAAATAACAGACTTTTTTCTTTTGCTGGTATATATGATATTTATAAAAATAATGAAAGAGAAATATTAAGTTTTGCAATAATAACAACAGAGCCAAATGAAAAAATAAAACAAATCCATGAGAGAATGCCAGTTATTTTAGATAGAGAGGGTGAAAAAGCATGGCTAGATACAGGTTATGAAAATCACAAAAATTTAATAAAATTTTTTAAACCATTTCCTGAAGATTTAATGAATATATTTGAAATTTCAAATTTAGTAAATAATCCAGAAAATAATTTTGAGGAATTAATTTTACCTTATAAAAAAGAAAAAGGAGAGTTGTTTTAA
- a CDS encoding cobalamin-dependent protein (Presence of a B(12) (cobalamin)-binding domain implies dependence on cobalamin itself, in one of its several forms, or in some unusual lineages, dependence on a cobalamin-like analog.), with product MNKKVVGAAIGNDIHVAGLLNFLNLAKKEGYEIHYLGGAVPIEKLFGAIVEVDPDIVAISYRLGEEPLRNLLNELIEKIKNIKNKNIKFVFGGTIETGKVAKEYKIFDRVFDGSEEIEEVLNFLKGREKIIKEEDYPQTLWERVEFKKPYPLIRHHIGLQTLEETIEEIKKLAESMLLDIISIAPDQNCQSYFFEKEKMDEKLSGAGGAPIRTEDDFRKLYEASRRGNYPLVRCYSGTRNIVKFSKLLKETINNAWAAIPIFWYSELDRRSDRELLSAIKENMEGIKWNAENGVPVEVNDSHQWELRNAHDTLAVADSFLVAYIAKKLGVKHYIQQYMLNSPPNLSPKMDIAKSLARKELVESLQDENFKVYTMIRTGLLSYPSDPYQAMGQLVSSMFYGSYLKPDIIHVVAYTEAIKRATSKEIIESVKMVKRAYLVADSGLPDFYQDKDIKNRVQELKDEALFLVEKIKELGKGREDPLLDPETLYIAVKTGILDAPGLVGFSVARGEIRCEVINGANYAVDENGKILKEKDRLKKLGF from the coding sequence ATGAATAAAAAGGTTGTGGGTGCAGCAATAGGAAATGATATACATGTTGCAGGGCTTCTTAATTTTTTAAATCTAGCAAAAAAGGAGGGATATGAAATACATTATCTTGGAGGAGCGGTTCCAATTGAAAAACTTTTTGGAGCAATTGTTGAAGTTGATCCAGATATTGTAGCAATTAGTTATAGATTAGGTGAAGAACCTTTAAGAAATCTTTTAAATGAACTAATTGAAAAAATTAAAAATATAAAAAATAAAAATATAAAATTTGTTTTTGGTGGAACAATTGAAACAGGAAAAGTAGCAAAGGAGTATAAAATTTTTGATAGAGTTTTTGATGGAAGCGAAGAGATAGAAGAAGTTTTAAATTTTTTAAAGGGAAGAGAGAAAATAATTAAGGAAGAGGATTATCCTCAAACTTTATGGGAGAGAGTAGAATTTAAAAAACCATATCCACTTATAAGACACCATATTGGACTTCAAACATTAGAAGAAACTATAGAGGAGATTAAAAAACTTGCAGAAAGTATGCTACTCGACATAATTTCTATTGCTCCAGATCAAAATTGTCAAAGTTATTTTTTTGAAAAAGAAAAAATGGACGAAAAGTTATCTGGAGCAGGTGGTGCTCCTATAAGAACAGAGGATGATTTTAGAAAATTATATGAAGCATCAAGGAGAGGAAACTATCCACTTGTAAGATGCTATTCTGGGACAAGAAATATTGTAAAATTTTCGAAATTACTCAAGGAAACTATAAATAATGCATGGGCAGCTATTCCAATATTTTGGTATTCTGAACTTGACAGAAGGAGCGATAGAGAACTTCTATCTGCAATAAAAGAAAACATGGAAGGAATAAAATGGAACGCAGAAAATGGAGTACCAGTTGAGGTAAATGACTCTCATCAATGGGAGTTAAGAAATGCTCATGATACACTTGCGGTAGCAGACTCTTTTCTTGTTGCATACATTGCAAAAAAACTCGGAGTAAAACATTATATTCAACAATATATGTTAAACTCACCACCTAACCTTTCACCAAAAATGGATATTGCAAAAAGTTTAGCAAGAAAAGAACTTGTTGAATCACTTCAAGATGAAAATTTTAAAGTTTACACTATGATAAGAACAGGACTTCTTTCTTATCCATCTGATCCATATCAAGCAATGGGCCAACTTGTTTCATCAATGTTTTATGGCTCATATTTGAAGCCAGATATAATTCATGTTGTTGCTTATACTGAAGCGATAAAAAGAGCAACAAGTAAAGAGATAATTGAAAGTGTAAAAATGGTAAAAAGAGCATATCTTGTAGCAGATTCTGGTCTCCCAGATTTTTATCAAGATAAAGACATAAAAAATAGGGTTCAAGAGTTAAAAGATGAGGCACTCTTCCTTGTTGAAAAAATTAAAGAATTAGGAAAAGGAAGGGAGGATCCACTTTTAGATCCAGAAACTCTATATATTGCAGTTAAAACTGGAATTCTTGATGCACCAGGATTAGTTGGTTTTTCAGTTGCAAGAGGGGAGATAAGATGTGAAGTAATAAATGGAGCAAATTATGCTGTTGATGAGAACGGGAAAATTTTAAAAGAAAAGGATAGATTAAAAAAATTAGGATTTTAA
- the speD gene encoding adenosylmethionine decarboxylase, translated as METKGMHLILELSGCEREIINDLDQVRKILTEAAIVANAEILETVFHKFSPQGVSGVVVISESHLSIHTWPEKNYAAIDIYTCGKHTMPWEAYEYIKRKFKAKIIYLTSLQRGEFEDGIYKHKIEKTVVSEGEKESELDVVSR; from the coding sequence ATGGAAACAAAAGGGATGCATCTCATTTTAGAACTCTCAGGTTGTGAGAGAGAGATTATTAATGATTTGGATCAAGTGAGAAAGATTCTCACTGAAGCAGCTATTGTAGCAAATGCTGAAATTTTAGAAACTGTGTTTCATAAATTTTCTCCTCAAGGTGTGAGTGGAGTTGTTGTAATTTCTGAGTCTCATTTATCAATTCATACATGGCCTGAGAAAAATTATGCTGCAATAGATATATATACCTGTGGCAAACATACAATGCCATGGGAAGCGTATGAATATATAAAAAGAAAATTTAAAGCAAAAATTATTTATTTAACCTCCCTTCAGAGGGGTGAATTTGAAGATGGTATTTACAAACACAAAATAGAAAAAACAGTAGTTTCAGAAGGAGAAAAAGAAAGTGAGTTGGATGTGGTTTCACGATAA